One segment of Fusobacteria bacterium ZRK30 DNA contains the following:
- a CDS encoding thermonuclease family protein encodes MKKILLTFLLFGTLVFGETLVGKVIKVYDGDTMTMLVDGEKEKIRFYGVDSPERNQSYGIESRDFVRSKIMDKKVKVKIVDTDRYGRKIGKIYYDNNRYLNLECVRTGNAWWYEYYASNEEDLKSAQEQTKSSRKGLWREKNPVNPYEWRKKN; translated from the coding sequence ATGAAAAAAATATTATTAACTTTTTTACTGTTTGGAACTCTGGTATTTGGAGAAACATTAGTTGGAAAAGTAATTAAAGTTTACGATGGAGATACTATGACTATGTTGGTAGATGGAGAAAAAGAAAAGATTAGATTTTATGGGGTTGACTCTCCTGAAAGAAATCAAAGTTATGGGATTGAATCCAGGGATTTTGTTAGAAGTAAAATTATGGATAAAAAAGTGAAAGTAAAAATAGTAGATACCGACAGGTATGGAAGAAAGATAGGGAAGATCTATTATGACAACAATAGATATCTAAACCTTGAATGCGTAAGAACAGGTAACGCTTGGTGGTATGAATATTATGCCAGTAATGAAGAAGACTTGAAATCAGCACAAGAACAGACCAAAAGCTCAAGGAAGGGGCTGTGGAGGGAGAAGAATCCTGTGAATCCATATGAGTGGAGGAAGAAAAATTAA
- a CDS encoding replication initiation protein: protein MTVVKFSNDINNISLKGLTAKEINIFFAILFKAQNLNSLKVTMSCNELRNLSCGEYHCDRFAKSIESTFRKLMNVNSEFENYQTQSISCVFTDLSFDKTNSTLTIKINPNIGWFPKTKDDPFTFFRLKDLNSVKGVYAKNMFRLLQQFKKSVFFKIYLDKFKHLLGIPDSYSISKIDQRVLQPIIKELSRFYKGLKVEKIKKGKSVFRLDFTWSSYIGFKGLKCQNRTTTPLKCKKPQNCEIRAYKTDFEAEKVRLFSKLIKFISNVKEFDNLHQILHKIQTEDELNNFKLEYNL from the coding sequence ATGACAGTTGTAAAATTTTCTAACGACATCAACAACATCTCTTTAAAGGGTTTAACAGCAAAGGAAATAAATATCTTCTTTGCGATCCTTTTCAAAGCACAAAATTTAAATTCCCTAAAGGTCACTATGTCCTGTAATGAACTAAGAAACCTTTCTTGTGGTGAATATCATTGCGATAGATTTGCAAAATCCATTGAAAGCACCTTCAGAAAATTAATGAATGTGAACAGTGAATTTGAAAATTATCAGACTCAATCAATCTCCTGTGTCTTTACCGACCTGTCTTTTGATAAAACAAATTCAACCCTGACCATAAAAATCAATCCGAATATAGGCTGGTTTCCAAAAACCAAAGATGATCCTTTTACATTTTTCAGACTTAAAGATCTGAATTCTGTAAAGGGAGTCTATGCGAAAAATATGTTTCGCCTTCTCCAGCAGTTTAAAAAGTCTGTTTTTTTCAAAATTTATTTAGATAAGTTTAAACATCTTCTTGGAATCCCGGACAGTTATTCTATCAGCAAAATAGATCAGAGAGTTTTACAGCCTATAATCAAAGAACTTTCTAGATTTTATAAGGGATTGAAAGTAGAAAAAATAAAAAAAGGTAAATCAGTTTTCAGATTAGATTTCACTTGGAGCTCTTATATCGGTTTTAAGGGGTTGAAGTGCCAAAATAGAACCACAACACCTCTTAAGTGTAAAAAACCTCAAAATTGCGAAATTAGAGCCTATAAAACAGATTTTGAAGCTGAAAAGGTGAGGTTATTTTCAAAACTAATAAAATTTATCTCAAATGTAAAAGAATTTGATAACCTGCACCAAATTCTCCACAAAATCCAAACAGAAGATGAACTCAATAATTTCAAATTGGAATATAATTTATAA